One Pseudomonas rhizophila DNA window includes the following coding sequences:
- a CDS encoding YceI family protein, translating to MFKRSFSHAVATLLLACAALPVQANWYLDGESSRLSFISSKNGNVSEVQRFLVLHGQVQPKGMVRLEVELESVNSGIPLRDERMRAELFEIKQFADAAITAQLDLLPIQDLANGAQLELRLPLTVDLHGKQHVYQAELLATRLDERRFQVVTLEPVVLNAADFDLAPGLEKLRKQAGLSAISLAVPVNAVLIFTAR from the coding sequence ATGTTCAAGCGGTCTTTTTCTCACGCTGTCGCGACCTTGCTGCTGGCCTGCGCCGCGCTGCCGGTCCAAGCCAATTGGTATCTGGACGGCGAATCGTCGCGGCTGTCGTTTATCAGCAGCAAAAATGGCAACGTTTCCGAGGTCCAGCGTTTCCTGGTGCTTCATGGTCAGGTCCAGCCCAAGGGGATGGTCCGGCTGGAAGTGGAGCTGGAGTCGGTCAACAGTGGCATTCCCCTGCGTGACGAGCGCATGCGCGCCGAGTTGTTCGAGATCAAGCAATTTGCCGACGCCGCCATTACCGCGCAGCTCGACCTGTTACCGATCCAGGACCTGGCCAACGGCGCTCAACTGGAACTGCGCTTGCCGCTGACCGTTGACCTGCACGGCAAGCAACATGTGTATCAGGCCGAACTGCTGGCAACGCGCCTGGATGAACGACGGTTCCAGGTCGTGACCCTGGAGCCGGTGGTGCTCAATGCGGCGGATTTCGATCTGGCGCCGGGATTGGAGAAGTTGCGCAAACAGGCCGGGCTGTCGGCCATCAGCCTCGCAGTGCCGGTGAATGCGGTGCTGATTTTCACGGCGCGCTGA
- a CDS encoding acyl-CoA dehydrogenase: MPWQNLIERGERLPAHPDLAEGYAALLQRLGPVTPFELAVMGARLMATPGLAFLVGYQAALRVLWPSAPQSLGALCATEQRSLRPADMQTRITDLRLNGRKDFVTAGDAAEWLLIAARSEAAGEPPRLNLAVVYPGEPGVTLEKLPAIALMPDISHGRVLLDGALCELLAGDGWDAYVKPFRTLEDLYVLSAMAAWLYGVGQECAWPQALQLRLLGLLAGCAEVSRHNPSSAAGHVLLGGLFAQFSGLDEELNDALAAGPALWREMWTRDKAVMDMAAGARAKRLAKALG; this comes from the coding sequence ATGCCCTGGCAAAACCTGATCGAACGCGGCGAACGGTTGCCCGCCCATCCGGACCTGGCTGAGGGTTATGCGGCCTTGCTGCAACGCCTGGGGCCGGTTACGCCGTTCGAACTGGCCGTCATGGGGGCGCGATTGATGGCAACGCCGGGGTTGGCTTTTCTGGTGGGGTATCAGGCGGCGCTGCGGGTGCTTTGGCCGAGCGCGCCCCAGAGCCTGGGCGCCTTGTGCGCCACGGAGCAGCGCAGCCTGCGCCCGGCGGACATGCAGACTCGCATCACCGACCTGCGATTGAACGGGCGCAAGGATTTCGTTACTGCGGGCGATGCGGCCGAGTGGCTGCTGATTGCCGCCCGCAGCGAAGCAGCCGGCGAGCCGCCGCGGTTGAATCTTGCGGTGGTTTATCCCGGAGAGCCGGGGGTGACCCTGGAAAAACTCCCGGCTATCGCCCTGATGCCAGACATCAGCCATGGCCGGGTGCTGTTGGACGGCGCGCTGTGCGAGTTGTTGGCCGGGGACGGTTGGGACGCCTACGTCAAACCGTTCCGCACCTTGGAAGACCTTTATGTGCTCAGTGCCATGGCCGCCTGGCTGTATGGCGTGGGACAGGAGTGCGCTTGGCCCCAAGCCCTGCAGCTGCGTCTGCTGGGATTGCTGGCCGGTTGCGCTGAAGTGAGTCGTCACAACCCGTCCAGCGCGGCCGGGCATGTGCTGCTGGGTGGGTTGTTCGCTCAGTTCAGCGGGCTCGATGAAGAACTGAACGACGCCCTGGCCGCCGGCCCGGCGTTGTGGCGCGAGATGTGGACGCGAGATAAAGCCGTGATGGACATGGCGGCGGGTGCGCGGGCCAAGCGGTTGGCCAAGGCGTTGGGATAA
- a CDS encoding lysophospholipid acyltransferase family protein codes for MSRLRVYARIARVLLVVTLGLSMASVFGLFERLGVANSMVRRQRWSRFFMARLSNALPFCVTVHGQMPQQPMLWVSNHVSWTDIPLLGMLTPMSFLSKAEVRTWPVAGWLAAKAGSLFIRRGSGDSQLIRKQMSRHLEQAHPLLMFPEGTTTDGRSLRTFHGRLLSAAIDADVALQPVAIRYLRNGEPDSLAPFVGDDDLLSHLMRLFANDRGEVHIHLLEPIACHGQERAALAFQAQQAVHKELFGEIPQKQQVPMRPAIAA; via the coding sequence ATGAGTCGGTTGCGGGTGTACGCGCGAATCGCGCGAGTGTTGCTGGTGGTGACGCTGGGGCTGAGCATGGCCAGCGTATTCGGGCTGTTCGAACGGTTGGGTGTGGCCAACTCCATGGTGCGCCGCCAGCGCTGGTCGCGTTTTTTCATGGCGCGCCTGAGCAATGCCCTGCCCTTCTGCGTGACGGTGCACGGGCAAATGCCGCAACAGCCCATGCTGTGGGTCAGCAACCATGTGTCCTGGACCGATATCCCGCTGCTGGGCATGCTCACGCCAATGTCCTTCCTGTCCAAGGCCGAAGTACGCACCTGGCCAGTGGCCGGATGGTTGGCGGCCAAGGCTGGCAGCCTGTTTATCCGGCGCGGCTCGGGCGACAGCCAGTTGATCCGCAAGCAAATGAGCCGACACCTGGAACAGGCCCATCCGCTGCTGATGTTTCCCGAAGGCACCACCACCGATGGCCGCTCCCTGCGCACTTTCCACGGTCGTTTATTGTCGGCGGCCATCGATGCGGACGTGGCGCTGCAACCGGTGGCGATCCGCTACCTGCGCAACGGTGAACCGGACTCGCTGGCGCCGTTCGTTGGCGATGATGATTTGCTGTCGCACCTGATGCGCCTGTTCGCCAATGACCGGGGCGAGGTGCACATCCATCTGCTGGAACCGATTGCCTGCCACGGCCAGGAGCGGGCTGCCCTGGCCTTTCAGGCGCAACAGGCGGTGCACAAGGAATTGTTTGGCGAAATCCCACAAAAGCAGCAAGTGCCGATGCGGCCTGCGATCGCGGCCTGA
- a CDS encoding amidase, which translates to MRRRPLLTLMSLLVVALLGWIWLERVALRAFPDIISAYTAKEYCSCRYVMEQPADYCRGYVKQSVPISDFLETPEAKRITVAGLGRSNSARWLGERQGCRLEP; encoded by the coding sequence ATGAGACGCAGACCGCTGCTCACGCTGATGTCGTTACTTGTTGTGGCCCTGCTCGGCTGGATCTGGCTCGAGCGGGTGGCGCTGCGGGCCTTCCCCGACATCATCAGCGCCTACACCGCCAAGGAATATTGCTCGTGTCGCTACGTGATGGAGCAACCGGCTGACTATTGCCGTGGCTATGTAAAGCAGTCGGTGCCCATCAGCGATTTTCTCGAAACGCCTGAAGCGAAACGCATCACCGTCGCCGGGCTGGGGCGAAGCAATAGCGCACGATGGCTGGGGGAGCGGCAGGGCTGTCGGTTGGAGCCGTGA
- a CDS encoding serine hydrolase domain-containing protein: MSKGWFLIPLLLLNLYAQAEDWPGEQWPSGPTPTGLAIEALEQYAFPPRDDASRQGIRTDALLVILDGRLVYERYAGPTRADTAHLTWSISKSLMATVFGVAYGQKLFSLQDPAARYYPALSKHPDMTLADLFHWASGLDWQEDYEYAPLKSSVVAMLYTRGRHDMAAFTAQHERDSPPGQVFRYSSGDSNLLAAALKNIVGPARYADYPWTALFEPLGIRHATWETDAAGTFVGSSYAYLTARDLARVGLLMQREGRWGERQLIPQAWVAFNREPFARFRAGQDEAVPGGHWWLNRAADPAIHPWPDAPPDTFAALGHWGQALYVIPSARLVIVRYADDRDGSYRHNELLKRAMAAFAGTVQP, translated from the coding sequence ATGTCCAAAGGCTGGTTCCTGATCCCGTTGCTATTGCTCAACCTGTACGCCCAGGCTGAAGACTGGCCCGGTGAGCAATGGCCAAGTGGCCCGACCCCCACCGGGCTGGCCATCGAAGCCCTGGAGCAATACGCCTTCCCACCCCGCGACGATGCCTCTCGCCAGGGCATCCGTACCGATGCGCTGCTGGTGATCCTGGACGGGCGGCTGGTCTACGAGCGTTATGCCGGGCCCACCCGTGCCGACACTGCGCACCTGACCTGGTCGATCAGCAAAAGCCTGATGGCGACGGTGTTTGGCGTGGCCTATGGGCAAAAGCTGTTCAGTCTGCAGGATCCTGCCGCCAGGTATTACCCGGCGTTGAGCAAGCATCCGGACATGACCTTGGCCGATCTGTTCCATTGGGCCTCGGGGCTGGATTGGCAGGAAGATTACGAATACGCACCGCTCAAGTCCTCGGTGGTGGCGATGCTTTATACCCGTGGGCGTCATGACATGGCGGCGTTCACTGCGCAGCATGAACGCGACAGTCCGCCGGGGCAGGTGTTTCGTTACTCCAGTGGTGACAGCAACCTGCTGGCCGCGGCATTGAAAAATATCGTTGGCCCGGCGCGGTATGCCGATTATCCCTGGACGGCCCTGTTCGAGCCGCTGGGTATCCGCCACGCCACCTGGGAAACCGACGCCGCCGGCACGTTTGTCGGGTCCTCCTACGCCTACCTTACGGCGCGGGACCTGGCGCGTGTGGGGCTGTTGATGCAACGCGAGGGACGCTGGGGCGAGCGGCAACTGATCCCGCAAGCCTGGGTGGCGTTCAATCGCGAACCCTTCGCCCGCTTCCGGGCCGGCCAGGATGAAGCGGTGCCCGGTGGGCATTGGTGGCTCAACCGCGCGGCCGACCCGGCCATCCACCCGTGGCCCGATGCACCGCCGGATACGTTTGCCGCGCTGGGCCATTGGGGGCAGGCGCTGTACGTGATCCCCAGCGCCCGGTTGGTGATCGTGCGCTACGCTGATGACCGCGACGGCAGCTACCGCCACAATGAGTTGCTCAAGCGAGCCATGGCGGCGTTCGCCGGGACGGTGCAGCCATGA
- a CDS encoding LemA family protein, with translation MNLRLDHLRHLPILALMLFTTLLAGCGINNIPTLDEQAKAAWGQVQNQYQRRADLIPNLVETVKGYAQHEQETLTAVVEARAKATSIQVDAGTLDNPEKLKQFQQAQDQLSGALSRLMVVVERYPDLKANQNFLALQSQLEGTENRIAVARRDFILAVQKYNTEIRTFPGRLWHSVLYSDLPIRETFEATSPNAEKAPEVKF, from the coding sequence ATGAATCTACGACTCGATCACCTTCGCCACCTGCCAATACTGGCGCTGATGCTGTTCACCACGCTGCTGGCCGGTTGCGGCATCAACAATATTCCAACCCTGGACGAACAGGCCAAGGCCGCCTGGGGACAGGTGCAGAACCAGTACCAGCGCCGAGCCGACCTGATCCCCAACCTGGTGGAAACCGTCAAGGGCTATGCGCAGCACGAACAGGAAACGCTGACGGCGGTGGTCGAGGCGCGGGCCAAGGCCACGTCCATCCAGGTCGATGCCGGTACCCTGGACAACCCGGAAAAACTCAAGCAGTTCCAACAGGCCCAGGACCAGTTGAGTGGTGCGTTGAGCCGGCTGATGGTGGTGGTCGAGCGTTATCCGGACCTCAAGGCCAACCAGAACTTCCTGGCCTTGCAATCACAACTCGAAGGCACCGAGAACCGCATCGCCGTGGCTCGTCGCGACTTCATCCTGGCGGTGCAGAAATACAACACCGAAATCCGCACCTTCCCCGGTCGCTTGTGGCACAGCGTGCTGTACAGCGATCTGCCGATCCGCGAAACCTTCGAAGCCACCAGCCCCAACGCCGAAAAAGCCCCTGAAGTGAAATTCTGA
- a CDS encoding phospholipase D-like domain-containing protein, with translation MSGPVFPWREGNRFELLIDGPQFFPRMLVEIARAQEQVELELYLVEAGTCAEAMVQALVQAAERGVRVRCLFDDYGSLAFTQDLRHRLIEAGVELRFYNRLSWRRWVRNLYRDHRKLLLVDQRLAVVGGTGVTDEFWSPLDDRCEWHEVMVEIVGPLVLDWQLLFDRQWLANRHRRAWKPASNFGLPRLPRVPPMGEGMGRVAYADARQNRDILQSLSRALNSGQKRIWMATPYFLPTWNVRRSLRKAAARGIDVRLLLTGPRTDHPSVRYAGHRYYPRLLKAGVKIFEYQPCFLHLKMVLVDDWVSIGSCNFDHWNLRFNLEANLEALDSALSTAVAASFERDFAQSLEVSLDAWKRRPLWKRVKQRVWGLVDRLVVNVLGRRG, from the coding sequence ATGAGCGGCCCGGTATTTCCGTGGCGCGAGGGCAATCGCTTCGAGCTGTTGATCGATGGCCCGCAGTTTTTCCCGCGCATGCTGGTGGAAATTGCCCGCGCCCAGGAACAGGTCGAGCTGGAGCTGTACCTGGTGGAGGCGGGAACTTGCGCCGAGGCGATGGTCCAGGCACTCGTCCAGGCTGCCGAGCGCGGTGTTCGCGTGCGTTGCCTGTTCGATGACTACGGCAGCCTGGCGTTTACCCAGGACCTGCGCCACCGCCTGATCGAGGCGGGCGTGGAGCTGCGTTTTTACAATCGCCTGAGTTGGCGCCGCTGGGTACGGAATTTATATCGGGACCACCGCAAGCTGCTGTTGGTGGACCAGCGCCTGGCGGTGGTTGGCGGCACCGGGGTCACCGATGAGTTCTGGAGCCCGCTGGATGACCGCTGCGAGTGGCACGAGGTCATGGTGGAAATCGTCGGCCCCTTGGTGCTCGACTGGCAGTTGCTGTTTGACCGCCAATGGCTCGCCAACCGCCATCGCCGTGCCTGGAAACCGGCTTCCAACTTCGGCTTGCCGCGCTTGCCCCGGGTTCCGCCGATGGGTGAGGGCATGGGGCGGGTGGCTTATGCCGATGCCCGCCAGAATCGCGACATCCTGCAATCGTTGTCCCGGGCCCTGAACAGCGGCCAGAAGCGGATCTGGATGGCGACCCCATACTTTTTGCCGACCTGGAACGTGCGTCGCTCCTTGCGCAAGGCTGCCGCCCGGGGCATCGATGTGCGCCTGCTGCTCACCGGCCCGCGCACCGATCACCCGTCCGTGCGCTACGCCGGGCACCGTTATTACCCGCGTCTGCTCAAGGCTGGGGTGAAAATCTTCGAATACCAGCCGTGTTTCCTGCACCTGAAGATGGTGCTGGTGGACGACTGGGTCAGCATCGGCTCCTGTAATTTCGATCACTGGAACCTGCGCTTCAATCTGGAAGCCAACCTCGAAGCCCTCGACTCCGCACTCAGCACGGCAGTGGCGGCGAGTTTCGAGCGTGACTTCGCCCAGAGCCTGGAGGTCAGTCTCGATGCCTGGAAGCGCCGGCCGCTGTGGAAACGGGTCAAGCAACGGGTGTGGGGGTTGGTGGATCGGTTGGTGGTGAATGTGCTGGGGCGGCGGGGTTAA
- the bglX gene encoding beta-glucosidase BglX — translation MKKLCLLGLFVTLASQSVLADNLPTPIENKNAFISNLMKQMTLEEKIGQLRLISIGPEMPREMIRKEIAAGNIGGTFNSITRAENRPMQDAAMRSRLKIPMFFAYDVIHGHRTIFPIPLALASSWDMDAIYRSGRVAAQEAAADSLDITFAPMVDISRDPRWGRTSEGFGEDTYLVSRIAGVMVKAFQGSGANAADSIMASVKHFALYGAVEGGRDYNIVDMSPVKMYQDYLPPYRAAIDAGAGGVMVALNSINGVPATANTWLMHDLLRKEWGFKGLAVSDHGAIFELIKHGVARDGREAAKLAIKAGIDMSMNDSLYGKELPGLLKAGEIEQSDIDNAVREVLAAKYDMGLFKDPYLRIGKAEDDPADTYAESRLHRDDARDVARRSLVLLENRNQTLPLNKSAKIALVGPLAKAPIDMMGSWAAAGRPAQSVTLFDGMTRALDAESKLIYARGANITGDKKVLDYLNFLNFDAPEVVDDPRPAQVLIDEAVKAAKQADVVVAAVGESRGMSHESSSRTELSIPASQRELIKALKATGKPLVLVLMNGRPLALVDEKQQADAILETWFSGTEGGNAIADVLFGDYNPSGKLPISFPRSVGQIPTYYNHLSIGRPFTPGKPGNYTSQYFDDTTGPLYPFGYGLSYTEFSLTDMALSSTTLNKTGKLDASVTLENTGERDGETVVQLYIQDVTGSIIRPVKELKNFRKVMLKAGEKKVIHFTITEDDLKFYNAQLKYAAEPGKFNVQIGLDSQDVKQQSFELL, via the coding sequence ATGAAGAAGCTGTGTTTGCTGGGCCTGTTCGTCACACTGGCCAGTCAATCCGTATTAGCCGACAACCTGCCAACCCCGATAGAGAACAAGAATGCCTTCATCAGCAACCTGATGAAGCAGATGACCCTCGAGGAAAAGATCGGCCAGTTGCGCCTGATCAGCATCGGCCCCGAGATGCCTCGGGAGATGATTCGCAAGGAAATCGCCGCTGGCAACATCGGAGGAACGTTCAACTCCATCACCCGGGCTGAAAACCGCCCGATGCAGGACGCGGCCATGCGCAGCCGGCTGAAGATCCCGATGTTCTTCGCCTATGACGTGATCCACGGCCATCGCACGATTTTCCCGATCCCCCTGGCCCTGGCCTCCAGCTGGGACATGGACGCCATCTACCGCTCCGGCCGCGTCGCTGCCCAGGAAGCGGCGGCCGACAGCCTGGACATCACCTTCGCGCCGATGGTGGATATTTCCCGCGACCCCCGCTGGGGCCGGACCTCCGAGGGCTTTGGTGAGGACACCTACCTGGTGTCGCGCATCGCCGGGGTGATGGTCAAAGCGTTCCAGGGCAGTGGCGCCAACGCGGCCGACAGCATCATGGCCAGCGTCAAGCACTTCGCCCTGTACGGCGCGGTGGAAGGTGGCCGGGACTACAACATCGTGGACATGAGCCCGGTGAAAATGTACCAGGACTACCTGCCACCCTACCGCGCCGCCATCGATGCGGGTGCCGGCGGGGTGATGGTCGCGCTGAACTCCATCAACGGCGTGCCCGCCACCGCCAACACCTGGCTGATGCACGATCTGTTACGCAAGGAATGGGGGTTCAAGGGCCTGGCGGTGAGTGACCACGGCGCCATCTTCGAACTGATCAAGCATGGCGTGGCCCGGGACGGTCGCGAAGCGGCGAAGCTGGCGATCAAGGCCGGCATCGACATGAGCATGAACGACTCGCTGTACGGCAAGGAGCTGCCTGGACTGCTCAAGGCCGGTGAAATCGAGCAGAGCGACATCGACAATGCGGTGCGCGAAGTCCTCGCCGCCAAATACGACATGGGCCTGTTCAAGGATCCGTACCTGCGCATCGGCAAGGCCGAGGACGACCCGGCCGACACCTACGCTGAAAGCCGCCTGCACCGCGACGATGCCCGTGACGTGGCCCGCCGCAGCCTGGTCCTGCTGGAAAACCGCAACCAGACCCTGCCCCTGAACAAAAGCGCAAAAATCGCCCTGGTCGGACCGCTCGCCAAGGCGCCGATCGACATGATGGGCAGTTGGGCCGCTGCCGGGCGCCCTGCGCAATCGGTGACCTTGTTCGACGGCATGACCCGCGCACTGGACGCAGAATCGAAACTGATCTACGCCCGTGGCGCCAACATCACCGGCGACAAGAAGGTGCTCGACTACCTGAACTTCCTCAACTTCGACGCCCCGGAAGTGGTGGATGACCCGCGCCCTGCCCAAGTGCTGATCGACGAAGCCGTGAAGGCCGCCAAGCAAGCCGATGTGGTGGTGGCCGCCGTGGGTGAGTCGCGCGGCATGTCCCACGAATCCTCGAGCCGGACGGAACTGAGCATCCCCGCCAGCCAGCGCGAGCTGATCAAGGCCCTGAAGGCTACCGGCAAACCACTGGTGCTGGTGCTGATGAACGGCCGCCCGCTGGCGCTGGTGGATGAAAAGCAACAGGCCGATGCGATCCTGGAAACCTGGTTCAGCGGCACCGAAGGCGGCAACGCCATCGCCGACGTGCTATTCGGCGATTACAACCCGTCGGGCAAACTGCCGATCTCCTTCCCGCGCTCGGTAGGACAGATTCCCACCTACTACAACCATCTGAGCATTGGTCGACCGTTTACGCCGGGCAAGCCGGGCAACTACACCTCGCAATACTTCGATGACACCACAGGCCCGCTCTACCCGTTCGGCTACGGCCTGAGCTACACCGAATTCAGCCTGACGGACATGGCCCTGTCGTCCACCACGCTGAACAAGACCGGCAAGCTCGATGCCAGCGTGACCCTGGAAAACACCGGCGAGCGTGACGGCGAAACCGTGGTGCAGCTCTATATCCAGGATGTGACCGGCTCGATCATCCGCCCGGTGAAGGAGCTGAAGAACTTCCGCAAGGTGATGCTCAAGGCCGGCGAGAAGAAAGTCATTCACTTCACCATCACTGAAGACGACTTGAAGTTCTACAACGCCCAGCTCAAATACGCCGCTGAACCGGGCAAGTTCAACGTCCAGATCGGCCTGGATTCCCAGGATGTGAAGCAACAGAGTTTCGAGTTGCTCTGA
- a CDS encoding TPM domain-containing protein — protein sequence MALLTEHEQRKVAEAIARVERDTDAELVTVLAARADDYAYIPLLWASLLALVVPGMVHYLTGWLNMHSLLLVQWVLFIVLCLVFRIPAITTHLIPRSVRHWRASNLARRQFLEQNLHHTVGGTGMLIFVCEAERYVEILVDEGISKRLDNTRWEAIVATFTQQVRQGQTLQGFVTCIEACGELLKEHVPVTHARNELPNRLVVLG from the coding sequence ATGGCATTACTGACTGAACACGAACAACGCAAGGTCGCCGAGGCCATTGCCCGGGTGGAGCGCGATACCGACGCCGAGCTGGTCACCGTGCTTGCTGCCCGCGCCGACGACTACGCCTACATCCCGCTGCTGTGGGCCAGCCTGCTGGCCTTGGTGGTGCCCGGCATGGTGCATTACCTCACGGGCTGGCTGAACATGCACAGTCTGCTGCTGGTGCAGTGGGTCCTGTTTATCGTGCTGTGCCTGGTGTTTCGCATTCCTGCAATCACCACTCACCTGATCCCCCGTTCCGTGCGCCACTGGCGCGCCTCCAATCTGGCGCGCCGGCAGTTTCTCGAGCAGAACCTGCACCACACCGTCGGCGGCACAGGAATGTTGATTTTCGTTTGCGAGGCCGAGCGGTATGTGGAAATCCTGGTGGACGAAGGCATTTCCAAGCGTCTCGACAACACGCGCTGGGAGGCCATTGTCGCCACCTTCACCCAGCAGGTCCGCCAAGGACAGACGTTGCAGGGCTTCGTCACCTGCATCGAGGCCTGCGGCGAATTGCTCAAGGAGCATGTACCCGTGACTCACGCGCGCAATGAGCTGCCGAATCGGTTGGTGGTGCTGGGCTGA
- a CDS encoding TPM domain-containing protein — MRVLKFGLVLLLWVFAITAQAELSFPALTGRVVDTAQMLEPSVRTQLDAQLKAHEQATGEQVVVVTLADLQGSSIEDFGYQLGRHWGIGQKDKNNGALLIVARDDRKLRIEVGYGLEDRLTDAQSSVIINQVITPAFKAGNFNKGISDGVAAMLMVLGGNALDEPAAVYGADGQEEGDFVGRHPGLFVLLVLLFIVTVFVCQMLGILPAGRGGSGGGYGGGGGFGGGGGGGFSGGGGSFGGGGSSGGW, encoded by the coding sequence ATGCGAGTGTTGAAATTTGGCCTGGTGCTGTTGCTCTGGGTCTTTGCCATCACGGCCCAGGCCGAGTTGAGTTTTCCGGCACTGACCGGGCGGGTGGTGGACACTGCCCAGATGCTGGAACCCTCGGTGCGCACGCAACTGGATGCACAGCTCAAGGCCCATGAACAGGCCACCGGTGAACAGGTGGTCGTGGTCACGCTGGCGGACCTGCAAGGCAGCAGCATCGAAGACTTCGGTTATCAACTGGGGCGTCACTGGGGCATTGGGCAGAAGGATAAAAACAACGGCGCGCTACTGATCGTGGCCCGGGATGATCGTAAACTGCGGATCGAAGTGGGCTATGGCCTGGAAGACCGCCTGACTGACGCCCAGAGTTCGGTGATTATCAACCAGGTGATCACTCCGGCGTTCAAGGCCGGCAATTTCAACAAAGGTATAAGCGACGGCGTAGCGGCGATGCTGATGGTGCTGGGCGGCAATGCGCTGGATGAGCCGGCTGCGGTGTACGGTGCCGACGGCCAGGAGGAGGGCGATTTCGTCGGGCGCCATCCGGGGCTGTTCGTGTTGTTGGTGCTGCTGTTCATCGTAACGGTGTTCGTGTGCCAGATGCTCGGTATCCTGCCGGCCGGACGCGGTGGTTCCGGGGGCGGCTATGGCGGTGGCGGCGGTTTTGGCGGCGGCGGTGGCGGCGGCTTCAGTGGTGGTGGGGGCAGTTTCGGGGGCGGCGGTTCGTCGGGCGGCTGGTGA
- a CDS encoding ACP phosphodiesterase — protein sequence MNYLAHLHLGGPGRERLLGSLYGDFVKGPLQGLYDPQIEAAIALHRRIDMYTDRHPVVDIALSRFSTVRRRYAGIVLDVFFDHCLARDWALYGEGPLMDFTSQVYRVLAAEPQLPGRLAQIAPYMAADDWLGSYREFDVLGQVLRGISRRLSRPEELAGAMEELIRLYEPLSEDFQLFYPQLQDFALSQTTRQG from the coding sequence TTGAACTATCTCGCACACCTGCACCTCGGCGGCCCCGGCCGGGAACGACTGCTCGGCAGCCTCTACGGCGACTTCGTCAAAGGGCCGTTGCAAGGGCTGTACGATCCGCAGATCGAAGCGGCGATTGCCCTGCATCGACGCATCGACATGTACACCGACCGCCACCCCGTGGTGGATATCGCTTTGTCGCGCTTTTCCACCGTACGGCGGCGCTATGCCGGAATTGTGCTCGACGTGTTTTTTGATCATTGCCTGGCCCGGGACTGGGCGCTGTATGGCGAAGGGCCGTTGATGGACTTCACCTCCCAGGTCTACCGAGTGCTCGCCGCCGAGCCGCAGTTGCCTGGGCGTCTGGCGCAAATCGCGCCTTACATGGCGGCGGATGACTGGCTGGGGTCTTATCGAGAATTCGATGTGCTTGGGCAAGTATTGCGGGGGATTTCCCGACGCCTGTCCCGGCCGGAGGAACTGGCCGGGGCCATGGAAGAATTGATCAGGCTCTATGAACCGTTGAGCGAAGACTTTCAGCTGTTCTACCCGCAGTTGCAGGATTTTGCGTTGAGCCAGACAACACGGCAGGGGTGA
- the olsB gene encoding L-ornithine N(alpha)-acyltransferase → MTQIARISDTGNERRLQAERLIGAKALQEAQALRFNVFSGEFNAKLKGAEMGLDMDDYDVHCAHIGVRDLNTGRLVATTRLLDHHAASSLGRFYSEEEFNLHGLVHLKGPILEIGRTCVDPAYRNGGTIAVLWGELAEVLNEGGYSYLMGCASIPMQDGGVQAQAIMQRLRERYLCTEHLRAVPKKPLPALDVPSNVIAEMPPLLKAYMRLGAKICGEPCWDEDFQVADVFILLKRDELCPRYARHFKAAV, encoded by the coding sequence ATGACTCAGATCGCCCGCATCAGCGACACTGGCAATGAACGCCGCCTGCAAGCCGAACGCCTGATTGGCGCCAAGGCTTTGCAAGAAGCCCAGGCCCTGCGCTTCAACGTCTTCAGCGGCGAATTCAACGCCAAGCTCAAAGGCGCGGAAATGGGTCTGGACATGGATGACTATGATGTTCACTGCGCCCACATCGGCGTACGCGACCTGAATACCGGCCGACTCGTGGCGACGACACGCCTGCTCGATCACCACGCTGCCAGCAGCCTGGGCCGATTCTACAGCGAAGAAGAATTCAACCTTCACGGCCTGGTCCATCTCAAGGGCCCGATCCTGGAAATCGGCCGCACCTGCGTCGATCCGGCCTACCGCAACGGCGGCACCATCGCGGTACTGTGGGGCGAACTGGCCGAGGTGCTGAACGAAGGCGGCTACAGCTACCTGATGGGATGCGCGAGCATTCCAATGCAGGACGGCGGCGTCCAGGCCCAAGCGATCATGCAGCGTCTGCGCGAACGTTATCTGTGCACCGAACACCTGCGGGCGGTGCCGAAAAAACCGTTGCCGGCCCTGGACGTACCGTCCAACGTCATCGCCGAAATGCCACCTCTGCTCAAGGCTTACATGCGCCTGGGCGCGAAGATTTGCGGTGAGCCGTGCTGGGATGAGGATTTCCAGGTGGCCGACGTGTTTATCCTGCTCAAGCGTGACGAACTCTGCCCACGCTACGCCCGCCACTTCAAGGCAGCGGTGTGA